The Dreissena polymorpha isolate Duluth1 chromosome 10, UMN_Dpol_1.0, whole genome shotgun sequence genome includes a region encoding these proteins:
- the LOC127849110 gene encoding sodium-coupled monocarboxylate transporter 1-like, with protein sequence MVGYLMMFFITIPLFYPLQITSVYEYLQMRHESQRVRQMFMWLGNVVSLLYAGIVTFGAAIGMEGVTGISAWIYVVVLTSIAVVYTSIGGIKAVVVTDVVQGVIMIAMIFAVLIYGCIRVGGLSTVIEINWPKGRLRVFDFDPNPLKRHTFWTLVIGDGWMCAAIIFSPPLVQRLNSVRSIGDARKVAAMSIPAFVIVQILIMCEGLVAYAYFSQKGCDPIASKQISNPNQIIPYLVTDLFLDVPGISGLYLAALCSASLSSISSQLGSISAVTSEDFIRPRLKVASEKKLTQFSKLIVVLAGVVCIGIAILISKVKGPMGQITGSILGAVQGPMTCVFLLSIFVRCTTRKGIYTSIVVGVCFDLYTRGR encoded by the exons ATGGTCGGATACCTTATGATGTTCTTTATAACGATCCCATTGTTTTATCCTCTACAAATCACGAGCGTCTACGAGTACCTTCAGATGCGACACGAGTCCCAGAGAGTCCGACAGATGTTCATGTGGTTGGGTAACGTCGTAAGTCTTCTGTACGCGGGAATCGTCACTTTCGGCGCCGCAATCGGTATGGAAGGGGTGACCGGCATATCCGCGTGGATATATGTCGTAGTGTTGACGTCGATAGCGGTGGTGTACACGTCAATAGGCGGTATTAAAGCGGTTGTGGTAACTGACGTAGTCCAAGGTGTAATCATGATAGCTATGATATTTGCCGTACTAATTTACGGCTGTATTCGTGTTGGAGGTCTTTCAACAGTGATTGAGATCAACTGGCCTAAGGGTAGATTACGGGTATTCGACTTCGATCCTAACCCGTTAAAGCGCCACACATTCTGGACACTTGTAATAGGCGACGGATGGATGTGCGCTGCCATCATCTTTAGTCCTCCCTTGGTACAGCGTCTGAACTCTGTCCGCTCTATAGGGGATGCAAGAAAGGTAGCAGCAATGTCGATCCCAGCTTTTGTGATAGTACAGATTCTTATCATGTGCGAAGGTCTAGTGGCATATGCATACTTTTCACAGAAAGGTTGCGATCCTATTGCGTCGAAACAAATATCCAACCCGAACCAAATTATACCGTATCTTGTGACAGACTTATTTTTGGACGTTCCCGGTATATCTGGACTGTACCTGGCTGCGCTGTGCAGTGCGTCACTGAGCTCCATCTCTTCCCAGCTCGGCTCTATTTCAGCAGTCACTTCCGAGGACTTCATCAGGCCGCGGTTAAAAGTAGCCTCCGAAAAGAAGCTAACgcaattttcaaaattaattgtcgTCTTGGCCGGAGTGGTCTGCATTGGTATCGCCATACTTATCAGCAAGGTGAAAGGTCCGATGGGGCAGATTACCGGCAGCATACTTGGAGCGGTACAAGGGCCAATGACTTGCGTGTTCCTCTTGTCAATATTCGTTAGGTGCACCACTCGGAAGGGTATCTACACTAGCATCGTAGTTGGAGTGTGCTTTG ACCTTTACACTCGTGGAAGGTAA